The sequence gtttcacatatcgtgcaagccctgagaaaaacatagaaatctgtcaacgaaaacgttggtgaaatcataggtttaagtaagtaagtgagtaaaagtaagtaagtcgaaccacaaggtttgaaaagttgaaataatagtaatacattctaaaagttaatattcacgagcacccaattatcaaagcttaacattccatccattgtataccccatccatagtgctagaacaaacactgattctcgaatatatatttcatctgtagacggtagcgaaccgtcaaagatgagggttgtcaacccatatggccatataacataagttctcgcttacacccgtcaagtgtaactaaagataatcgaattgaggatttttgttctaaactcgtatgtagaatgtttgttttcccgttcttgtgttcacttagttcaaaagaatcgtttatgttttctcatcccaaatataagttcaaaaagagtaaaagtgggactatgatctcaccttgcgtgcaagagttaataaagtacttcaacaagtaaacgcgtgcaaagacaaagctagtcttgacctaaacatataggttatatcaataacggtaaacacaaacggtcaaagatgttcaattagtcctatggctcgttacaactcgattatgtagcatgtgaatcaattagtcaagtttcatgcacgatacaagtaattaagcatgttagaacgatcgtataattgtttggttaagtttgactaaaagtcaaacttggtcaaagtcaaagtcaacgaggttgggtcgggtgtccgacaattttctcatgatgagaagtcatatacgagcataatagtcaagtttcatgttaatcggagttacggttaagcgggaaacattttgggagcgtttaaagacaaggaagttggcctgggccatttgcgcggtgcgcaatgggttgcgcggcgcgcacccatgtgcaataccaggtcagaactcgaccaagggaaccatttatttggtttttctgatttgcgcggtgcgcaggtgcacgcgcggcgcgcataacctggggaagtgctgattgcagaaaaaaaataacttaagtaacgaaccaaaactcattttaacatatttcatgcaccgaaaacacttaaaacgcatatcatataacatgagaaaggtaatttgacaaggagaataactaaacgcatttactcaatcaaaaccaaacaacttatatcaaaatcaccattaatgctcatcatttattactccaagttcataaatgccatattatgattcggtaaattaatgcacatgtgtaatacgccgttttgaagataatcaagcatacaacacaactagacacttacaattaacattgctaagcatttaatgcatcaaatattcaatttacttttatcaaaccctaacccaaaatcataaaatcaacaatcttgcttatgaaactaatccatgtcaaactacataccaatttgaagctagtgatgttaggaacacaattaaaacatgaattttcatcatcaaataacatatgtacacctaaaactcaagattaaacaagcattctttcaatatgagctagttacaccaaaatagcaagaacaagcatacaaaacacataatcatactagacttgagccatagacactaattaacaaccttttaactcaagaacatgaatttaaagaaatctagtgatttagaaatgttacccaaatgtgatgaaattggtaccaaatcgaagaggatgaagagaggatcacgaatatataatttgttttgatgtttgattgcttgaatggaaatagatgatgaatttagtgaatgggtgttttgagttcaaaaatggtggagagaaaagaaaaaaagaaagtgggaggtgaaatgagtggataagaggaggtgttgaccatttgacctagtcaaatgtttggcaccttggcgaaactagtccctcaagtttgttgtcgggtgcgggaattaaccaaacgaaatatttaacttcacgagagtacgggggacgttataatccaataacgaaaatattttaagaatgtagctaaaagaggatacgaatcgagatgctgaggatattaaataaataaataaaaagacggcgttaaaataatttaacggaaaaatgcgggatgttacaccgaTGATCCACCTTTACCCGCATCCGTAAAACCGCATTTCTTGACTTCCTTGACCCCCTAAACAAGTTTTGAACAGCTTCCTCATAATCAAAATCTTCAATGTGATCTTTAAGCTTATATAAACCCGTAGTGGAGGCAATATTTCTTCTCGACCTCAAGGTCACGTCTCCGAATTGACCTCTTGAAACATTCATATTAAAGAAATACCACGATTTACAAAAACCTTCGCAAGATGGGACCTCACAATCGCAATATATTCTTCCACTACGACCAGTCAACACCGGTTAAGACCTATCTTTGTTCGTTTCTTCTTTTTGCTTTGCCGTTAGTTcttccttctttttcttcttctccttcttcaatCTAGTCAATCTTTCCTCAAACGTGATGTTATCTtcgtttaaattcaaattttgagtaGAACTGTAGAAGCCGCATCAACAGCAGCTTTTTGGTCCTGCGCATGCCCAAACTTTGCCCCAACAGTGTTAGTTGCAGCCAAGGTtgaagaattcggatctcggggagatctcgtttggacttttgtagggggatctcggcatctcggaataatctcgggaagATCTCGGatattgacttacgttgactttatagtttttttaataaaaatatacataaaaacataaatatatgtatatttatatacttttttacgagattttacaaaaatatccgagaaatgagcgagaaaatcttagaaattacgaattttacaagaaaatcttacaaattagcaagaaaatccgaaaAATCGTGGCTTAgaataagtttgaccccgttgaccgagaaatctcgagagatgaacatctcgtctcggttgccttctaaaaacgagatctcggggagatctcgaggaaatctcgggagatttacaacactggttgCAGCATCTGGGCCGTTCCCTGACCCAACAATTGTTCCGACATCGTTTAAAGAGCAATTAGCAGCATCGGCTGGGCTATTCCCTGGCCCAATATCAGCACCCAAACTCGTTTGCAAAACCACGCGCCCGTTAACCATAGACGGCCCAGATTCAGGACAAAAGTCCACATGGATAGATCCAAATTTAATACCAGATCGAGCCCATCCATCAACAACAGATCGGTAACCAGGATCAACAAAACAGACACCAGGAGCATCAGAAAACGCTATTTTTTGAGGCGTGGCCAAAAGAACCGATGTACAAATCAGACACCAGCTGTTGGCGATGTTGATGAAATAAAAACTCCGTTAAACGATTAGGATCGGAAAACTTATTGGCGTCCAATTCGAGCCAACATAATCTTAAAGAAACGATGAAAGCTGACAGATGTAATTTTTCCCTAATTATTAAgtcatatttttgttttttctcatTCAGCTCTCTTCATTTTTACTACATATAATGTAAATgaatagtgatgatgatgatgatgattatcgaAATAATAGTAACAGTAGACGCTTTAGAAGCTCATTAGTTATGTTTAGGGTTTATTTTTCCTTATATATAGTGTATCTTCTTTCTTTATTCATTGTGCGATTTTGATTTAGATTAATGAATAAGGAGAGTGATCTGTGGTTTAAGCTTGAATTTAATTAAAATTCTATACTTTATTGTTTAAACGTATTTAGGTTAGCTTGTTTGAGCAGTTTATTAGTTAATAAGTTTAATTTGTTTAGTTTATTAGATGGAATATTGTGTAGGAATGTACTAAACTATAGTCTATTGTTTTTGTGTGTAACCAACTTCATTTTGATACCTTACACTTAAGACATAAGACATATCAGTAAAATTACCATTAAATACATGCAATAGCATTGTTTAAAAGTTGGATGTACCAATGAATGTAACATATTGTTTGTATTTTGTGTTCCTTTTATGCAGCTAAAGTGACAAAGGCATCAACATCAAAATTTAAACCACGAAAAGGTAAGAAATCCATGTTTGTTTCAAAGTCTAAACGACGATGGAAGGTGAAGAAATCAACTCCAAATTGGTTAAAGCTCCCAGCAGATATAACAGCCAATATACTTCAAAGACTTAGTGTGTTTGATATACTTAAAAATGCTGAGAAAGTATGTACAACCTGGCGAAACGTATGTAAGGACCCTGCTATGTGGAGGGTTATTTCGATGCACAACCCTGATGATCCGAGTACTCGACCATTATGTGAAGAGATATGTAAGCAAGTTGTTGATAGAAGCCAAGGCCAATTGGTTGATCTCTCTATCACCGATTTTTGCACTGACGAGCTTCTTCAGTATATCTCTGATAGGTATGCAAGCTTATTATAATCTTATTGATGTGCATAAGCTAATTATAATCTTATTGGTGTGCATTATGTGCACAAAATGACAGTCTAAGATGCTTTGCAATCTTTTTTACTTCTATATACATCTCATGATGCTAAATTGATTTGTTTATGTAGATTACCTTTTCTAGTTTTTTGGAAATTATAACTTAAAAGGTTCCCTGAGTATTAAAAGTTGGTTTTTAGTAAAACAAATTCACACACCCAACACGATTTTCCACGAATACATACATATTGTCCACCCCTGGATTTGAAGCCCATCTTCATGGTTGGAGGGGTCATCTCGATATTGCTAGGCGGAATGTTGTAGAAAATGGATTTAAACGGCGATTAAACGGGATTTTAACTAGTCTCTTTCGATTAATTCGATTTCACACAAAAAAGGTCAACGACTGATTAATCGGGCAACCACTGATACATTGGGTCAATCACAGTTTAAACGGGTCAAAACTGATTAATTATTGTTTCTATTTGTTTTATTTTTTAGCTTTAAAAGGGTTAATTAAATTGGTGCTCTAAGTAACTTTTGTTTCTATctgttttattttaattttaaatttaatttaatttaactaatttattattttattattaataataaatatatagtttttaaatttatttgatgttttaaattaattaattattcatttctgaaagatatatatttcaatatttatagttattattatttttaatatatctgTTTTTAATAGAGAACATTTGTCAACATCCGTTTAATCCTCGAATTGTCGATTAATTCTTCATAGATCCCGATCCGATTAATTCCCGAATTTCGTCTTTTACAACCTTGGCTAGGCCAATGCCCTTTGGTATTAAAAGCTGTTTTATGTTTGATTAATATTATCAAAGAGGATGCTTTTTAAAAGCTCAAATGGCTACTGAATGTGATATACATCAGTGGTCACTTTTTCTTCACTTATATATTTCTTCCTAAATTTCTACATACTCATATTATGACTTAACTTTAGTTTCTATAAGTATTCCTTTTATTAAATGGTAATTGACTACTTAATTTATCTGTTTGTTATCTGAAAGTAGTGTTGCTAATTTGTTAATGCTTAGTGAAGGCTTAATGAATGGTAGTTTGAGTCTTATAGCTTAACTAAGCTATGTGTCGGATATTACCATATGACTAATTAACGGTGCATTACCATATGACTAATTACCCAAATCGAAAAAGCTCGTAAAGTATATGAAGGTATGGAACATACCTGCATATTTCGGACAACGCGACCAATTCTACAACCAACACTACAATCGCAAACATGATTTCACTAACTAGATTTTGCTCTGAAAAATTGCATTATTCAAGTATGAAATGTGAATCAAAAAATGGAGTATCGTTAATTTAACGGAGTTCTAATTTAAAAGTAGTGATGTTCCCTTTTTTGATTAACATTTGGTAAAGTAGTCCTTTAAATAGTCCAAATGAAAATATGTTGCCTTTTATAAGAAATTGAGGTAAAAAAAGATTCCCTTTTAATGGAATTTGCCTATAATGTTTATGGTAAAAAAAACATTGTGATGTTTAGAGGTATTGTATTAGATCTGATATttgtcttttttatttatttattattttttctttttaaaatggGGATGTGTTTTTTAAACAATACCATTGATGTGAACACTAGTAAGAGTAGACAGTTGCAATGAACATATTATAATACTCTAACAAGCTTTGCATTTGTTTGACAATAGAGCAAGTCAGCTTAAACGTCTAGAAGTCATATGGTGTTTTGGTGAATTGTATGGAGAGTGGAGTGTTTATTTTAAGAAATTTCCGTTATTGGAGGAACTCAGTATTGAGACAACAGATATTGGGCCTGATGATATTGAAGCTGCTGGACGTTATTGTCCCTTGCTAAAAACACTCAAAGTCAATCAAAGGTTCTATAAATGGTCAAATCTAGATAAAGATGATGAGGAGTCTGTGCAGATGCTGAACGAGACGGCCATAGCTATTGGTAAATATTTGCACGATTTAAGCTACCTTCAACTCATTGGAAACAGCATGACGAATATTGGGTTGCAAGCGATTTTGGATGGTTGTACTCATCTCGAGTCCCTTGACATGCGTCAGTGCTTGTACGTCGATCTGAAGAAAGACGAAATTGGAAAAAGATGTTCAGAACGGATTAAGGATCTTAAACATCCTAATGATTCTATGGAAgggtatatgcatcttgttaaggataTAAATGATTACGTGCGATGTGATGTATCTTCTACATCTGAGTTATGTTCTAGATCCTTCAACTCATTTATGTCCTTCTGATGGTTATGAGTATGATGATTATTGGCAATTTCAACGACCTTTATGGCTTTGGTAGGCGTGGTTAGTGCGAGTACTCTGCCGATGTTTTTGTTGGGTACTGAGTTTGTCATTTGGGCCATCTTTTTGAACCTTCAAATAGTTATGGGTGATGTCCATTTTTGTGCATTTATTTGGGTAACCATTAAACATGGTGTCTTGGCTTCTATCGTTTGTTTTTGGAATTGAAATACATTTCTTTTATGAGTTCTTGGAATTGAAATACATTTCTATTACAAACTTGCAACACATTTGCACGGTTGTGAATTGTGATACTTGGCCGGCTAATCCCGAGTTGAGAACCTGAAGTAGTCCATCCCAACTCGGCCAAGTTGGCCAAAAGTTGCTAGTTAACGAGTCACATCTGGCTAAAGGTCAGATTTAGTCGGTCAAAGTTACATCACTAGAATTTAAGGTCAAAATTGGCCAAGGTCAAAGTGATTAACCTGACTGGTCTCTACAAGTTTCCTACTAATTAGTCACCGACTGGCGTCTTACAATCTTACAACCTTGATTGAAAGGAAATACTAAACTAAATACTAATAGAAATCAAAACGCGACCCAGAAAATGTACTTCAAATTGTGTAATAAGGGGCATGAGTATCAACAAAAATATTAACTGACCTCGTATCCAAGAACTGCTAAGAAGTCCTGTTTGTATGTTTTCCTACATATATGTTCAGTTCTTAGCATGGGTATACCAAAAAATAACGCGCTTAAAAGGTCAAAAATCTCCGACCTGACAGATTTAGTAAAACCTTTATTCGAGTGTGGTCATGAAACTTATGCCCTTGAAATATCCATACATTAGTAATTCATATGTGATAGCAATTAGGTGACCAGAcgtattttaaatataaaaaaaaaaaaaaaaaaaaaaaaaaaaaaaaaaaaaaaaaaaaaactttagatAATGCGTGGACATGGAGGTGAGCCACTAGATACAAGCATGCCGACCCCAATAATGGACACAAGAGCTCCAAACCAAGTACGGGTTGGATATCAAGGATATCGATAGAGATAAATATTAGTTATTCGAGTTTTGGTTTGAGAAATGAAGTCAAGTCTCTTCTTTTCAAAACTTCTTGCTTGTTTCACAAGATCAGTTTCAAGATTTGTGATCTTGTGATATAAAGCGAGAATGTCTTATTTCTAATTCTTGTTTGGAAATTGAGCGGTCATAATATTCAGTTTTAGCTCGAAGTTTGGAGATTTTAGCACGTAGATAGTGATTGGTTTTAGTGAATCATGTTTGGTGTTGAGACTCTTCAAAAGAATAGCTTTGTCCTTCCACGTATGCTTTGTATTTGAAAACTTGTTCTTGCATTTTGTCTTCAAGGGTTTTGATTTGTTCATACATTTTTCAGCATCATGATCTGCACTCTTTAGTTATTTCACTTCACTCTCTAGCTTTGAGATGCGCATTTTCAACTCTAGTTCGTTTGATTCTGGTTGAAGAATCGATTTCGTTTGAGAAATCACTTGAAGTTATTCCCTAAGCCGACGTTCATGCAATTTGTGCTGTTTCACAATACAGTTTGAACGTCTGCCTCCTCGACTATAACAAGAACATCGATTTTGAAAATAGGCATTTTCATCGGTATTGAATGGTTCTTCGTGTTCCATCAACAACATGAATGTGTCGATAACAGTTGCTTTTTTAACTTGTAGATATGTCTTAACGACCCAAGGAACTGGCAATGAATATTAACACAAACATCCTTGATTTTGATGTTCAAATCTCTCGTTCAAATCAGGTTTACTGGGTATATGTGATGAAGTGCTTGTCTTTGTGAAGGTTGTATTGTGAAAGTTGTAGTTTGAAACTGCATTAAAATTCGACTTCCCAGCGAGAATCTCTGATAAATCTACAAAATCTAAGAAAATGGGCGGAAAACCAAAAATACGAATAATTATCGAATATCGGTCAAGAATTGACTTTCGTAGTCAATTTGATATGTGTATCAAGTTTTTCCGTGAAAAAACTAATAAAACCTGACAATCCAGAATATTCGCAAAATTCTACAAAAACATACGAAGGTTGACTTTTTGGTCAGAGAGTTGACTTTTGGTCAAAGTCAACTGGTCAAATCTAGTCAAGTCTGGTCAGAGTTGGAAGTCCTGGTTGAAATCTGTGCAAACTTAAAGGTTTAGGGGTTACAAAGTTAAAGTGTGTGTGTGTCTGTATGCGAGTGTCTTGATGCTCGTGAGTGACACGCTTGTGTGAGTGACCAGTTTGAACGTAATTTATATGTGAGTCCTCTTCCGAAACGTGTCTGATGGGTGCGTGAGTGACCCTGACTGTGTGTGTCTACTCTCGCTGGCGTATGTCTTCTCTCGCGCATATATGGCTGCTCTAGCGCGCGTATGACCACTCTCACTCGCGTGAGACTGATGTGTGTGGGCCTTTGGCAAACTAACCCTTTTAACTATAAAAAAATTTTACCCCCTGTTTGTACACTTTCCGGCGAGCCTTATCGAAGCGATATAGTTATGTAACTCTAATTATGAAGGTATAAAACAAgggtgaatgaaaatgattattctctcCGTTGGCGATTCCCCCAAGGTAGCAAGGTGTGCCTTGCTTTACGCCACCGAGAAGAAATGTATAGTAAGTGTGTGTGACACTTGTGAGTTGAATGTAAAGAGTTTACACtcttgttggcgattccccgaaggtagcaAATACGTTGATTGCTTTACGTCACGAAGGTATAATGATACATGATTGCATGTATCAAATGTGAGTAAGTGATAATGTAGAGTGTGAGTTATGGATAGCATGAGAGCATTCCTCTTCTCCAGAGTTGAACCCTCACTATATATAGTGAAGGGAAGTAAGGTGTGGCTTAGACTAGCCGATTCCCAATGCTCTGTCATCAGTTCCCGAGGTACTGTAGCATCAGTTCCCAAGGCAGTCAAAGATGCTCCGTCTTCAGTTTCCAAGGTACTGTAGCATCAGTTCCCAATGCTTTGTATAGAGAGCCTTGACTTTCTAAAAATGTCCATTGTACTTTTGGAAAGCAATAATGTTCCTTTCCTTTGACTCAAGTTTGACCGTGGTTATCGAGGCACCATATTGCTTCGTTGCTGGACTCAGCTTCGTATGTAGACTTAGCTTCGTATGTACATTTAGCTTCGTAATTCTCATGTTCGGCGGAGGTTAATGTATCGGAGGTGgggtacactatcaagccccccagtttaaTTTTACGAAGTGAAGGCCCAAGTGAGCTTCGTGAAGTTAAACTTCACAAATAAGTTGAGTGTTGATTTGATACTTTTGACAGCATCTCCTTGATGTCATTGCGTTGGATTACGAAGACATTGCATCATTATTATTTGAATTCCTTTCAAACGGCAATCTTAATCTTCGCAAGGGTAATTTTGTACCCCTTGTTTCAGAGATTACGAAGAGATTTCTTGTTTTTCGATGTGCTTCCCTGTTATGGTTGTCGGAGGTTTTTCTTCGGTCCACTTGGTGAAGTAGCTGTCGACTATGAGCAAGAATCTTATATTTCTTTGGGTGTCGGGTAGTGGCCCTACTATGTTGATTCCCCACTTCATAAATGGCTATGCAGATGTCACAGAAACTAACTCTTGCTTGGGTTGTTTTTGGACGTTTGAATGAATTTGGTAGGATCTCGCATTCTAGGTATTCCCTTTTTATGTCATTCATGCTTTTTCGTCTTCTTGGACCAAATTGTTCGCTTCTTTCTCGAATATTGACTTTCACTCGAGTTCTTCTACTAGTACCTTTTTACCAAGTGTCGGAACGTGAGTGAAACGAGTTTACTCAGTTCATCGGCCTTCTTATTTTGACTTCGTCGTGCAGGTTCGATGGCGAAGCTGTTGAAATTTCTATTAATTCTCGGGTTTCTGAGAGGTGCTATTGTATGGATGGTTGTATCGCCTCGAATGTGCACATTACTCGGTTTACTACAAGTTGTAAATCAACAAAAGCACGAAGGTAACAGATTTTCATCTCCCCTTCTATGAATCTTGGTTTGCTTGGATCCCTTTCTGAGTGATGTGGTAGCCAAGAACTTTCCTTCCTTGACTCCGAGGGAACACTTTTTTTTTTATTGAGCTTCATATTAATAGATTAAAGTGTATCAAAGGTTTCTTGTATGTCTCCCAACAAATCTGCTTCTTCTTGACTTTTGATGACCATATTTTCAACGTAGTCTTTAAGGTTTATACCCAATTGTTTATGAAACTTTTTATCCATTAACCTCTGGTGCGTTGTTCCTGCATTTTT comes from Rutidosis leptorrhynchoides isolate AG116_Rl617_1_P2 chromosome 4, CSIRO_AGI_Rlap_v1, whole genome shotgun sequence and encodes:
- the LOC139843908 gene encoding putative F-box/LRR-repeat protein 9, encoding MKADRSKVTKASTSKFKPRKGKKSMFVSKSKRRWKVKKSTPNWLKLPADITANILQRLSVFDILKNAEKVCTTWRNVCKDPAMWRVISMHNPDDPSTRPLCEEICKQVVDRSQGQLVDLSITDFCTDELLQYISDRASQLKRLEVIWCFGELYGEWSVYFKKFPLLEELSIETTDIGPDDIEAAGRYCPLLKTLKVNQRFYKWSNLDKDDEESVQMLNETAIAIGKYLHDLSYLQLIGNSMTNIGLQAILDGCTHLESLDMRQCLYVDLKKDEIGKRCSERIKDLKHPNDSMEGYMHLVKDINDYVRCDVSSTSELCSRSFNSFMSF